Part of the Triticum urartu cultivar G1812 chromosome 2, Tu2.1, whole genome shotgun sequence genome, TTTACGTACATTAATCATCTCACACCACAATATTTTTAAGCTTTATACAGTGATGTGCGTTAGTGTGTATCTTTTCGTATCTTGTGTCTGTATATGCCGTACGTTATTTCCACAAACCATTGTCCCCTCCGCTGGAGGCAGATGCCGACACGTAATCCAAGGCCTCTTCGTGCTTCCCCTCCGCCTGAAACGCCAGCGCCGGATTAGCGTAGCTGCTAGACTCCTTCGGAGTTGAGCCGTCGTGGCTGAGTTGGGACGCCATGAATTTGTCAAGGTCCCTCCACTCTCCGGCGGATGCGTCCGTCACATAAACCGGCTCGATCTCAAGCTGCCGAGAAGCTTGTCCGTCGTGCGTCTGGTTGCACGGTTGGAGACTGGCAGCTACGGCGCCGATCAGGTCCGGAAGCCCGGGCATCTCTAGCTGCGGGAGCTGCAGGAAGCTTGCCGGCTCCTGAGGAAGGAGCTGATGGTACTCCAGCTCCACCTTGCACGGGTGGTGGTAGGTCTGGTGGTGTCCATGATGGTACGCCGCGTTCTGGAGGTGGTGCACTGCCTGCCTCGGCGAGTCGACGCGAGGCGCCATGAACGCCACATGATCGTTGTTGAACCAGAAGGCCGAGTCAGTGGCGGCCATTCTCTGCACCGTCGCAACTCGCTTCTTGAACACCTTGCATACCACCCATCCTTCGTCCTGAATAACACCAAACGTACAACCaaattaacattttcattagggaTGGAATGGTCCTGAAGAACGGTACGTATGACGCGAATAATTATTACTAGCATGCACATTTTGGGAGCTTGCCAGCTTAGCTTACGTACGTGGGGAGCTCCATTTTCGTTGGTCTCCAGGCGATACTCGTGCATGATCCAATCTAACTTCTGCCCATTGGGAGCCCGGCCCTTGTAGAAAACCAGCGTCTTCCTCATCCCCACGAGGCAGTGCTTCACGTAGATCGGCTTGTCCCGGCCGGTGGCCTTCCAGAAACCCGCCGTGGTTGCCCTGTTCGTGCGAGTGCCGGTCGGATACTTCTTGTCCTTGTGGCTGAAGAAGAACCAGTCGTTCTGGTCTTCCGTTCCGATCTTGCATCGTTCTGTTTGAGCATCGTTTGAGCTATGGTTAGTGCGTTCAAAAACTGAATTTAATGCATGGACTGGTACGTCATTCTTCTGCTAATCATGCTAGAGTAGTGTATTGCAAGGTCACGCTCATAGGAAAGCTTGTTTGGCTGTATTGTACACAACATGAATGAGTGAAGTTGTGATTACCTTGTAGATCCCAAGGTTCGATTTTGTACAAATCAACGTCTTTTATAATGTCTAAGTCAATCCTCTTCAGTTGCACCTTCTTCCTCAGGTAGTAATCCACCAGTTCCTCATCAGTGGGGTGGAAACGGAAACCAGGGGGGACGTGGGAGAAAGCATTCATCTTCTTCCACTGATCAAAATAATATAGGTGCTAGAAGCAAGTTAGTTGACAGTTGACACTACTGCCCCTGATAAACAAAAACATTCTTGAATCATGCATCTGATTATTAATTATGGTCACTCCATCTCCATTCGTGTGCAACATCTTATACTCCCTCTGGTATTAATACAAGGCAATTACAAAAAATTTACAAGCTCACTATCTCTTCCCGAGAAGAATTGATCAGATTTTTGCCTCGTATGATAGTGCTTATTTATGCAAATGTTGCAGCTAGCCATAGAGAAAGAGACACCACATGCAACATGTTTGATTAGCCCGGAACATGGGAGGTTTAATTTTCCACACAATTAATCGTGTTATTTATTAGTTGGCTTGGTTTTCTTCCTATCTGAAAAATGGGGTAGTGGTCTTGTATTGAAAAACGGCGGGAGTAGAATTTATTGCTATTGGGACTATAATATGCAGCTCTACATTTGTCAATCAAATTTGTAAGGCCAGCGGCTCTCCTCCTTTTCAACAAACAAAAGATCAACACATCTGTAAGTCACATTTCTAATCACTTCATATAAAACCTAACAAAAACTAGTGCAAATTTTGGAGGGTGATTGTAATCCAACGCCCATAAGGGATTAATTACTCCTAGGTTTGATGCTTCGTCGTCTCATTTATGTGAATTATTATTTCAGTGTGAGAGTGAGGCGATGTTCCCGTCAATAGTGAGGTATATGTGTTGATCATGAGGCCCCATGGTTTGAATCTTCAGTAGATATTGTGTGAGTGTGTGTGGGACTAGAAGCTTACtggtgtgcatgtgtgtgtgagttTATGTAGTATTAGGTGTTTCTAAATAAAAATAATTGGGATTCAAAAAAGTTGACAGGCAGATTTTCAATTATTTGAAGCAAATTAGAATTAGTAGTGATATTCATATGTAAACATGTAATATTAGTTGTCATATTTCAAATTTCATGAAGCTATATTCACATTCAAAGTCGACACACTTTTGCGTATACATCTTTATATAAAAATGGTGAAATTTGAGGCCTTGCTAAGAAAGTGTGATAGCTTACTCCAAAAATCAGCATTATAAAAGATGTTTAATTCTATGCAAACTAGGTTGAATTGACAACGATTTCATTGCAATGAAATGAATTGGTCAAGTGTATGATTATCAAATTGCATGTTTCCTGATTCTTTTTCTTTGTCAACTCTTTGGCAATTTTCATGGCCTTTGTTTACTTAAAACTTCATGAAGGTGTGTTCGTACTCATCATAACTCTGTGGACTTCTATATAAAAGGTGTGAAGCTTGAGATCTTGCTGAAAAAGTGATAGCCTACTCTAAGAATATGCATTGGTGCAAGAACATCAAATGCTTGCTTaattctaggcaaaccaagttgTAATTGTCGAATATACAAAATTTCACTAGGACAATTTTCATGGCCTTTTGTTTGGATTGCATAGCTTTGCTATGTGTGTGGTTAAAGCTAGGTTATTTGAAAGGTTAAAAGTGCAGATTTTGCTAAATTAAACTCACAACTATACATCTTCCGGCCAACTAGTAAAAAGATGAATGTCACTTTTGCTCTGTATAAAGGATGGGGATTTATAGAAAACTAATTTATGTTTAATAATAGCTCCTTTGAACTAGAACTAAAAGAGAGACATAAAAATAAGAGTAATTACGAACTCATGGCAGAAAGTACAATACTTTCTTCGTATGTAGGATTGCAGGACCATATGATTGAGCCCCATATTTTTCTATTGTTATTTTTCTTTTGTGCGGACGAAGCTAAATATAATGACTGCATTCCAGAAGCAGTAGATCACAAGTCAAAACTAATTAAATTTCTCATGTGGATGAGGAGgatttagatgtgcaatacttagaGCACATACATATGTGCTATAGCTAGGgtacatctagatgtgccctactTATCACACATGTAAGTGACTCAATCAATCTGGAAAGAAAAGAACAAAAGAAAATGTTTGCACAAATTTTAGCGTAAAATCAATAACATAAGATTTAGATGTGctacttagagcacatctagatgtgctatAGCAAAACTGCTATATCTAACTATCTACACATACGATCAATCAAGAGAGTGAAAGACAAGCACACTTGCACGCTGACAGTCAAGAATCTATAGCGCAGGAAGAACGTACCGGTGCTTCACCACGCCTACGCGCGTGCAGATGCGCGCACCGAGTTCTGCCAAGCGCTGCTTTTGCTCCAGGGCAGGGCCAACCTTTCGCTGCTCCCCCTCCTCGTCTTCTCCTCCGACAAACACCTCGAAGCAAGCGAACCCCTAACCCACGAAGCACGCTTCGGTCAGAACTTCAGCATGCACGGCGACGCAGAAGAGAAGAAGAAACCACGAGGTAAATGGATGCTGGTTAACTATCTTGCGTACCTAGCTGGCCCGCCCTCCTCTCCTGTGCGCGGCTGCTACCTTGCAGCAGCTAGACTCGAGCTGGCCTTCAGTCTCCGATGGAAGCCAGGAGCTAGCTAGCGTGCAACCTCAGCTAGCTAGTCCCCCGTCGCTGGCTTTCGCCGGATGGTCGGGTCGATCGATGGAGGGGAGGGACAAGCCGGGCTATATATATACACTGGTGGCCTGCTTGCCCCGGTGGGTGGCCGGAGAGCGCGGATGGATTGCGGGCCAAGGCTAGCTGCAATCCAGGAGCGACGCGGCGAGACAGCGACGGCGAGATCTGCCACGATCTCCCTCTCAGCCGCGTTTTCTATTGGCCTTCTTCGCCGTAACCGCCACCTCCCCCCACCCGCTCACGACAGCGACGCCGGCCTCCTCGAGCGACCGATCTATCGCCCCCGGCCGGCCGCGTCTCCTCGGCCCTCCGATGAGCTCCGGCCAAGACCGAAAGGGTGTCGCAGACTCCACTTCCTTAACTCGGCTCATCTATAGACTATAAGTAGAAAGGTGGCTATTCAGGGCGAGGCGCGCGGGAATGATGGCCGGGTAGGCGAGCGAGAGCAGAAAGCCACCTTTCTACTCAAATGCGCGGAGGCAGGGAGGATGCATGTAACGATGTAAAGGTGCTGCTCCGATCCTTCAACCCCTCGGTGATGGATTGATGGATCGATAATACGTGAAACGTGCATTTGGCTTTGTGTGGCCCTGAAACTGAAAGCAAGTAATTATGGTTATTACGGTTATCATGGGCGGTGCAATATTGGGACCAAACACATCCTGTTGCATGCACTTTGCCGATCGAGGAGGAGATGCATGGCGCAAGTTGGAATTATGCAATCATGCATGCATGGACCGGGGTCTGATGCAACTACTGTTGTCACTCATGGAGCACTTGCTCTCGCACATAATTTGCATTCCCTCGTTATACATAGTGTATACTGAAATGCATGAGGAGTTGTAATATAGGAGTACTAGTGTAAGTCGGAAAACATAAATATATGCCCCCAGAAAAAACATAAATATAGGAGTACTAGTGTAAGTCGGAGTATTAGTGGACGTGACGACAAATAGATGCCCCCAGCAAAACAAAAACACACACCAAATATATGGCCAGCTAACTGTCTGCACAATGTGTTAACAAACCATGGCAGCTCTCTGCTGGCTCACCTCGATGTGTGGTCGCTCTCGGCTCAGCCGGTTGGACCCTACTTCTCGACCGACCCAAGCAGTGTGTATCTCCGATGGGGACCCTCCTCCAAATGGAAATGCAGTGCCACAGAAGCGAAATACCTCACACCGTGCTCATCCTTGCTAAAAGTGGGACACGTACGGGCAGACTAAGCCTTTGAGGGCACGTAACATCCCATCTGGGACTGGGAGCAGCGTAGCTATATATAAATGATCTATACCCGATCCCGGGGCGTCAATCGCGCACCATGGATTTCCCTCTCGTCTAGTAGTATAAACGACAGTAGGTGCAGGATTGTGCAAGGTATCTGATCGAGTGTTTACAAAATATATACAAATGCCACTCCTACATGCAAAGTACTGTACACCAGAATAAGGGTTAGAAGTAATAAGTAAGCAGGTCCTGGTAGAAACATGGCTTAGCCGTAGGCGTGGGGGCGGCCTGAGTGAGTGGCGGTGCAGGTGCAGCCGCGTGCAGGCAGAGGCGGCCGGTGTGGTCCGGCGTGGGCTCGACCTCATCATTAGTTAATCCCTGCTTTATCTTTTGTTCGGAGCTGACCAGCTGCTACAAGGGCCCCACATAGCACACAtatgtgcatgcatgcatgcttggCGGCCTTCTCTTCTCCAGAAACAAAAGGTCGTCTTGCTTTGGTGTAGCCAAGCATGAATGGGGCCTAGGTAGCTATATCTAATCGCATGTTCGGCACATAACTAGTTCAAAAATTAGcttgaacctgaaatagaaaggCGCGCAAACCTGAAATGTCAAGTCCACATCAGACGAGACTGATGACAGCGACGAACGAAACCGTAGCTGCAAGCAAGTTTCAGGAAAACAATGTTATCGGCAGCTAGCAAGCTCAATAACCTGGCGAAGCATGCGCTCATAGGCTGTCTTGGTAAGGCCCGGTCCCCTGTCTATTCCATTTTCCACACGCACACAGCGATGGCAATAGCATTGTGCAGCAATATTATCTACAGTAGCTACAGTCCCGCCGGTGGTCCTCGGAGACCGTGATACGCACGCCCTTTCTTCGCACGCAAAAATGAAAGCTCGTGATTGCTGCTAGCGCTAGATCACGCCCTCTTTTGGAGCTTGTTAAGATTACAATCCACACATGCACACACTATTCACGTGCGCAGCAACAAACTCGATCTCACCATACAATCTAGAATGAGATCCTTAATTTCATGTCTGTTCGTCGAGGAGCTAGCTCAGCTGGTTCTGCAGAGTTAACTTGGGGTGGCCTAGCTTGGTCCTTTGGCTGGAGCTTTGAGCAGTCGACACGCGTACTTGTGTGgcagatgatgatgatgatggcgatgccCGGAGCAGGCGGCGTTGCAGCTGGGAGGGCGCACTGTTAGACTTTGGGAATACACAAAGAACAGCGCAAGTGGATAGAATAGATGCCCATCGACGCTTTTGCTTCGATGGCGATACATTCTCGGATCTTTGTTTATTTGGGTGGACGGTATGGTATTCTGCAATTGGTTCGGGTGTATCTTTGGGGGAGAAGTGAAGCAACAGGAGCACACGACATTCGGTGCGTCATCTCGATATATCTCATGCCTAGCTAGCTTCCGGTGTCCTCCTGCAAGTGGACTGACTCTTCAAATTAAATATATTCTGGAAAGGGCATTGTATAACGCAGATGTAAGTATGCACGTACTCGCACAGCCCCTACGGAAAAACCCGAGGTCGCAGAATTTCCATGAAACAAGATTTCTCCCCTATATAAAGCAAAAACAGTTGAACCCATACAAGGAAGTGAGAAGAACCTCAAAATAAAAACGACGTCGGAAATAGTCGGAAATAGTAACACTCGGGCATCTCCAACGCCGATCCACAAATTTACTCTGGCATCCGTTCACTGGCAAGGGGAGCAGTCCGCGGACACTGATACGGGAGCTGACCATCCAACGTTGCATGCGTACATTTCAAGCCGGGTTTCAACTACCggacgaaattcatgcaaacacggcGTATTTATATAAACCGGACGATATTCATTACATTTTTGACATACTTTAACTAAAATAGGTAAAACTATGTGTAGGTCCGGCCGTGTATACCTCCATTCCCACGACACGGATATACTACACTAGTCTACTGCCGGCTGCGGCGGATCCCTTTGTCTTTCCCATGTCCGGCAACCCGCCCGTCGGACTGCGTGAGCCCCGGAGGTATATTCTTCCCCCGTATCTTTCCTATGCCCAATTGTGCCGCTCATCAAAGTGAAAAGGTGGTGCTTCAGCCGGAGGGGAAGGGGGGCTCCGCTTCTGTGAAGCCGAGGCGAGGGCCGACGATGATCTAAGCAGAGCCATGCAAGTCATCGGTTGTGCATGCCGGCGACATGCCGGCGATGGCCATCATGGGACCAGAGtagcggcggcctcccgtgttctactttttcTTGAAGTTGGCAGCAAACGCGGATGTGCTGGCGATCAACTCGTCAATCTCCGCGTGGTCGGCTTCTTTCTCCACGGACGGGGCGCGGTTCCGCCAATGTTGACGGTGGATGGCACGGAATCTGGCCTCGTCCATGGTAGCCATGATGCCTGTTCCGCCATGCTCCCCGCATGCCTGCCTGGAGCAACTCACCACTCCTCCGCGAGCTGGTTTGGAGTGGCGAGTTGTTGAACCACACGCCGGCTTGGAGCGATAACTTGACTAGGCGAGGGAGGTGAGCAGCGAGTTGCATGGCTCGTATAAGGCGGCTTGGGTGGGCAACCCAGACGGCTTTTGTGCCTGAGAACTGCTCTTCCTGCTCGCCGGATGCCATGGACAATGTGGAGAAAATGGTGTGTAACAAGGAGATGTGAGCAGAGTGTGGTGCGCTTTTTACCTGGTGTGTCGCATCGTTTAAATAATGGGGGGACGGCTGGAGCCAACTGGTGTTGTGTTTAATAACGGGCGGCTCACAGATGGACttgtggccggagtaggttttTAGGCACATGTGCAGATTTAATGATGGTGTCTAAATGCGTCGAGGAGGTGTGTTCAGTCGGGCGTGTAACAGGTAGCTCCCTTGGACGGCGCACCGCTTCAATGGAGaagccagtgagaggtcgcgtccgctctgggcCGGCTTCAATGTGGAGCACCCGCTCTAGAGAGACATGAATGCGGGGAGCTTGCATTGGGTGGGAACACGCACGAGCGAGGGAGGATGGTTTTGGGTGGACCAGGGTGGTCAGAAGCGGCCGTGGGTGTTGTCCGGATGCCCGCAAATCCtcttggggaacgtagtaatttcaaaaaaaatcctatgcacacgcaagatcatgctgatgcatagcaacgagaggggagagttttgtctacataccctcgtagaccgtaagcggaagcgttatgacaacacggttgatgtagtcgtacgtcttcacgatcgaccgatcctcagtaccgaacatacggcacctccgcgttcagcacacgttcatctcggtgacgtcccgcgaactcacgatccagtagagctttggggaagagtttcgtcagcacgacggcgtggtgacggtgttgatgaagctaccgacgcagggcttcgcccaagcaccgctatgatatgaccgaggtgaattatggtggaggggggcatcgcacatGGCTAAGAAAGATCAATGATCAAGTTGTGTATCTATGGGTTGCcacttgcctcagtatataaaggaggagaggaggggaggccggccggccctagaaGCGCGCCCAAGTGTGgcatcctactaggactccaagtcctagtaggagtccaccaaggggaagggagggagaaggaaggagagggaggaaaggaggaaagggggccggccccctagtccaatttggtttgggctaggggggcgcacGCCCTGCCTTgtcctgcctcctctcttccaccacttggcccatgaggcctaatacttcttcccccgtattcccgtaactccccagtactccgaaaaatacccgaatcactcggaacctttccgatgtacgaatatagtcgtccaatatatcgatatttatgtatcgaccatttcgagactcctcgtcatctccccgatctcatccgggactccgaactaccttcgatacatcaaaacacataaactcataataccgatcgtcaccgaacgttaagcgtgcggatcctacaggttcgagaactatgtagacatgaccaagacatgtttccggtcaataaccaatagcggaacctggatgctcatattggctcccacatattctacgaagatctttaccgcataacaacatacgttgttccctttgtcatcggtatgttactttcccgagattcgatcatcggtatctcaatacctagttcattctcattaccggcaagtctctttactcgttccgtaatgcatcatcccacaactaactcattagtcacattgcttgcaaggcttatagtgacgtgcactaccgagagggcccagagatacctctccgacaatcggagtgacaaatcctaatctcgatctatgccaacccaacaagtaccttcggagacacctgtatagcatctttataatcacccagttacgttgtgacgtttggtagcacacaaagtgttcctccggtattcgggagttgcataatctcatagtcataggaacatgtataagtcatgaagaaagcaatagcaatatactaaacgatcaaatgctaagataacggaatggtcaagtcaatcacatcattctctaatgatgtgatcccgttaatcaaatgacaactcatgtctatggctaggaaacttaaccatctttgattcaacgtgctagtcaagtagaggcatactagtgacacttagtttgtctatatattcacacatgtactaagtttccggttaatacaattctagcatgaataataaacatttatcatgatataaggaaatataaataacaactttattattgcctctagggcatatttccttcagtctcccacttgcactagagtcaataatctagttcatatcgcCATGTGCTTTAACAcgaatagttcacatcaccatgtgattaacacccatagtccacatcgccatgtgaccaacactcaaagggtttactagtcagtaatctagttcacatcgccatgtgattaacacttaAAGAGTACTAAGTTGTGACCAtcgcatagggaatgacttttcattctctttctattttctgttgtggtcgggttttgaatctttactcaacttcacaccttgcaagacaggcaagaactccttctttgactgttctattttgaactacttcaaaatcttgtgaaggtatgtactcattgaaaaaacttatcaagcgtcttgatctatctctatagatcttgatgctcaatgtgtaagcagcttcatcgaggtctttctttgaaaaactctttttgaacactcctttatgctttccagaaaattttacattatttctgatcaacaatatgtcattcacatatacttatcagaaatgttgtagtgctcccactcactttcttgtaaatacaggcttcaccgcaagtttgtataaaaccatatgctttgatcactttatcaaagcatatattccaactttgagatgcttgcaccagtccatagatggatcgtggagcttgctcactttgttagcacctttaggatcgacaaaaccttctggttgcatcatatacaactcttcttttaagaaatccatgaaggaatacagttttgacatccatttgccagatttcataaaatgcggcaactgctaacatgattcggacagacttttaagcatcgatacgagtgagaaaatctcatcgtagtcaacaccttgaacttgtcgaaaacattttgtgACAACTCGAgttttgtagatagtaacactactatcatcattcgtcttcctcttgaagatccatttattcttaatgactcaccgatcatcgggcaagtcaatcaaagtccatactttgttctcatacatggatcccatctcatatttcatggcctcaagccattttgcggaatctgggctcatcatcacttcctcatagttcataggttcgtcatggtcaagtaacatgacatccagaacaggattaccgtaccactctggtgcggatctcactctggttgacctacgcggttcggtagtaacttgatctgaagttacatgatcatcatcattagcttcctcactaattggtgtaggagtcacaggaacagatttctgtcatgaactactttccaataagggagcagatacagttacctcatcaagttctactttcctcccactcacttctttcgagagaaactccttctctagaaaggatccattcttagcaacgaatttcttgccttaggatctatgatagaaggtgtacccaattgtcttctttgggtatcctatgaagacacatttctccgatttgggtttgagcttatcaggatgaaactttttcacataagcatcgcaaccccaaactttaagaaacgacaactttggtttcttgccaaaccacagttcatatggcgttgtctcaacggatttagatggtgctctatttaacgtgaatgcagttgtctctaatgcataaccccaaaatgatagtggtaaatcggtaagagacagcatagattgcaccatatctaataaagtacggttacgatgttcggacacaccattacgctgtggtgttacAGGTGGCGCGAGTTGCGAAACTATtacgcattgtttcaaatgaagaccaaactcgtaactcaaatattctcctccaggatcagatcgtagaaactttattttcttattacgatgattttccacttcactctgaaattatttgaacttttcaaatgttt contains:
- the LOC125539193 gene encoding NAC domain-containing protein 7-like — encoded protein: MNAFSHVPPGFRFHPTDEELVDYYLRKKVQLKRIDLDIIKDVDLYKIEPWDLQERCKIGTEDQNDWFFFSHKDKKYPTGTRTNRATTAGFWKATGRDKPIYVKHCLVGMRKTLVFYKGRAPNGQKLDWIMHEYRLETNENGAPHDEGWVVCKVFKKRVATVQRMAATDSAFWFNNDHVAFMAPRVDSPRQAVHHLQNAAYHHGHHQTYHHPCKVELEYHQLLPQEPASFLQLPQLEMPGLPDLIGAVAASLQPCNQTHDGQASRQLEIEPVYVTDASAGEWRDLDKFMASQLSHDGSTPKESSSYANPALAFQAEGKHEEALDYVSASASSGGDNGLWK